One Scophthalmus maximus strain ysfricsl-2021 chromosome 9, ASM2237912v1, whole genome shotgun sequence genomic region harbors:
- the ccna2 gene encoding cyclin-A2 encodes MSGANGGQASAASDHHNQENMLSRLRGSLKSRAAAAATTTNNAPGENQENLAPKQASTRTVLGALQTNQRSQSQNQNQRGGTKQDGSQSLSCKNEDFGKSCFEKPAAKQPAFQIHVDEPDGARIKKPQPVVDAVKAKPVPEESPLAINNAVARLRQPLATIDVPSAMDVSFDSPMDMSVVEGEEKPVDVNEVPEYAAEIHTYLREMEVKTRPKAGYMKKQPDITNSMRAILVDWLVEVGEEYKLQNETLYLAVNYIDRFLSSMSVLRGKLQLVGTAAMLLASKFEEIYPPEVAEFVYITDDTYTKKQVLRMEHLVLKVLSFDLAAPTINQFLTQYFLHQSVSKQVESLAMYLGELSLVDSDPFLKYLPSQTAAAAYALANSTVTGGSWPKSLTEMTGYSMEDLMPCVDDLHRTYLGAAQHAQQSVQEKYKGSKYHTVSSIDAPTKLLLK; translated from the exons ATGTCCGGAGCTAACGGGGGACAGGCGAGCGCGGCTAGCGACCACCACAACCAGGAGAATATGCTGTCAAGGCTGCGGGGCTCGCTGAAGAgccgagccgccgccgccgccaccaccaccaacaacgCTCCGGGCGAGAACCAGGAGAACCTCGCGCCCAAACAAGCGTCCACCAGGACCGTGCTGGGAGCCCTGCAGACCAACCAGCGGAGccagagccagaaccagaaccagcgCGGCGGCACAAAGCAG gATGGATCACAGTCTTTGTCTTGTAAAAATGAGGACTTTGGCAAAAGCTGTTTTGAGAAGCCCGCCGCCAAGCAGCCCGCTTTCCAGATCCACGTGGACGAGCCCGACGGTGCCAGGATCAAAAAACCCCAGCCGGTGGTCGACGCTGTCAAAGCGAAGCCCGTCCCTGAAGAGTCTCCGCTGGCCATCAACAATGCCGTGGCACGTCTCCGACAGCCCCTCGCCACCATCGATGTTCCGTCAGCAATGGACGTCagctttg ACTCTCCCATGGACATGTCTGTGGTCGAGGGGGAGGAGAAGCCTGTCGATGTAAATGAGGTCCCAGAATATGCTGCTGAAATCCACACGTACctgagggagatggag GTAAAGACACGGCCTAAAGCAGGCTACATGAAAAAGCAGCCAGACATCACCAACAGCATGAGGGCCATCCTGGTGGACTGGCTGGTCGAGGTCGGGGAAGAGTACAAGCTACAGAACGAGACTCTTTATCTGGCCGTAAACTACATTGATCGCTTCCTGTCCTCAATGTCCGTCCTGAGGGGGAAGCTTCAGCTCGTCGGCACTGCTGCTATGCTGCTGGCTTC GAAATTTGAAGAAATCTACCCCCCTGAGGTGGCAGAGTTCGTTTACATCACAGACGACACCTACACCAAGAAACAAGTGTTGAGAATGGAGCATCTGGTGCTTAAAGTGCTCTCCTTTGATCTGGCAGCCCCCACCATCAACCAGTTTCTCACCCAGTACTTCCTCCACCAGTCTGTTAGCAAGCAGGTGGAGAGCTTGGCAATG tACCTTGGGGAGCTCAGTCTGGTTGATTCAGATCCCTTCCTGAAGTACCTCCCATcacagactgctgctgcagcctacGCCCTGGCCAACAGCACTGTGACCGGTGGCTCATGG CCCAAATCCTTGACAGAGATGACTGGCTACTCCATGGAAGACTTGATGCCCTGTGTCGACGACCTGCACCGGACATACCTTGGCGCTGCTCAGCACGCCCAGCAGTCTGTCCAGGAAAAGTACAAGGGCTCCAA GTACCACACTGTTTCTTCTATCGACGCTCCAACTAAATTGCTGCTCAAGTGA
- the bbs7 gene encoding Bardet-Biedl syndrome 7 protein has protein sequence MELHLNRVDYIQVGVTSQKTMKLLPALGKKATQKVAIADHDGILTCFGMKKGEAVPVFKTLPGQKIARLDLGGAAGTPQEKIFVCSGSQVRGFTKKGKQFLTFEANLTENINAMHVAGADLFVCASYIYNHYCDCKDQDYYLSGDKINDITCLSSENLTRVMPVLACQDRVLRVLQGSELAYDVEVPGPPSVLELYNKDGGEEILYGTTDGKIGLVQIGERSAATKWEIDNDKKKGGILCIDTYDIIGDGVNDILVGRDDGTVEVYGFDSSSEPMLRFDHILSESVTSIQGGCVGKESYDEVLTATYTGWVTGLTTEPQKAEAGPGDVVRMSKETQSKVEALRAELEQLQVKVLQGREQYQQTSQSSTAVSAVPVFSINDKFTLCQDDASYSLTLEVQTAIDNLLLQSDVPIDLLDVDKNSAVVSFSECDSEQPNGNFLLATYRCQANTTRLELKVRSIEGQYGTLQAYITPRLQPKTCQVRQYQIKPLSLHQRTHSIDHERPMNRLSLVGQFSFAEIHSWVVFCLPEVPEKTPAGESITFHFHNTFLGTQLEANYCKGEGHFRSDNISTISILSDVLSKEATKRKINLNISYDINDDSVSHTLKMIHPKLEHQLLLARKVQLIDALKELQVHEGNADFLIPEYRNILDDSVNLLEEYKKQPAHLERLYGMITDLFIDKFKFKGHNVKTKVSSLLEILDNYDLNSLLDFFNEA, from the exons atggagcTCCACCTGAACCGAGTCGATTATATCCAG GTTGGTGTGACCTCTCAGAAAACCATGAAGCTGCTTCCAGCTCTGGGGAAAAAGGCAACTCAAAAG GTTGCCATCGCTGATCACGACGGTATATTGACGTGTTTTGGGATGAAGAAGGGAGAAGCAGTG cCCGTGTTTAAAACACTTCCGGGGCAGAAAATAGCCCGACTGGACCTCGGAGGAGCGGCGGGAACGCCGCAGGAGAAAATCTTTGTTTGCTCCGGTTCTCAGGTCCGAGGATTCACcaagaaaggaaaacagttCCTCACCTTTGAAGCCAACCTCACGGAGAACATTAATGCCAT GCACGTCGCCGGCGCCGACCTTTTCGTCTGTGCGAGTTACATCTACAACCACTACTGCGACTGCAAGGACCAGGACTACTATCTCTCTGGAGACAAAATCAATGACATCACGTGCTTGTCCTCAGAGAACCTGACTCGCGTCATGCCAGTCCTTGCTTGCCAAGATCGGGTTCTCAGAGTCTTGCAG GGATCTGAGCTTGCCTATGACGTTGAGGTACCCGGCCCACCGTCTGTCTTGGAGTTGTACAACAAAGATGGAG GAGAGGAAATCCTCTATGGAACTACAGATGGTAAAATCGGATTGGTCCAGATCGGCGAGCGCTCAGCTGCGACCAAATGGGAGATCGACAACGACAAAAAGAAAGGAG GAATTCTTTGCATCGACACCTATGACATTATCGGTGACGGAGTGAACGACATTCTGGTGGGCAGGGATGACGGGACGGTGGAGGTTTATGGATTTGATAGCTCCAGCGAGCCCATGTTACGTTTTGATCAT ATACTGTCAGAGAGCGTTACTTCCATCCAGGGTGGCTGTGTGGGGAAGGAGTCTTATGATGAGGTCCTGACTGCCACAtacacag GATGGGTGACTGGTTTGACCACTGAGCCCCAGAAGGCTGAGGCTGGCCCTGGAGACGTGGTCAGAATGAGTAAGGAGACCCAGTCCAAAGTAGAAGCACTTAG GGcagagctggagcagctgcaggtcaAAGTCTTGCAGGGACGAGAGCAATACCAGCAGACGTCTCAGTCGAGCACGGCCGTCTCTGCCGTGCCCGTCTTCAGCATCAACGACAAGTTCACCCTCTGCCAGGACGACGCCAGCTACAGCCTCACCTTGGAGGTGCAGACCGCCATCGACAATCTGCTGCTCCAG AGCGACGTCCCCATAGACCTGCTGGATGTGGATAAAAACTCAGCTGTTGTCAGTTTCAGTGAATGTGACTCAGAG CAGCCTAATGGGAACTTCCTCCTGGCCACGTACAGATGTCAGGCGAACACTACCAGACTTGAGCTCAAG GTGAGGTCCATTGAGGGACAATATGGCACCCTGCAGGCCTACATCACCCCAAGACTGCAGCCCAAGACCTGCCAGGTCCGCCAGTACCAGATCAAACCCCTGTCCCTCCATCAGCGCACGCACAGCATAGACCACGAGAG GCCCATGAACAGGCTCAGTCTGGTGGGACAGTTCAGTTTTGCAGAGATCCACTCCTGGGTGGTCTTCTGTTTGCCAGAGGTGCCCGAGAAAACACCGGCAGGAGAGAGcatcacttttcatttccacAACACTTTCCTCGGCACGCAGCTTGAAGCCAATTACTG CAAAGGAGAGGGTCACTTCAGGTCAGACAATATATCTACCATCTCTATACTAAGTGATGTCCTCTCTAAAGAAGCTACCAAGAGGAAAATCAATCTCAATATTTCATACG ATATCAATGATGACTCTGTGAGCCACACCCTCAAAATGATCCATCCCAAGCTGGAGCACCAGTTGTTGTTGGCGAGAAAGGTTCAGCTCATCGATGCTCTGAAA GAGCTTCAGGTTCACGAGGGGAATGCCGACTTCCTCATCCCAGAGTATCGCAACATCTTAGACGACTCTGTGAATCTCCTCGAGGAGTATAAGAAGCAACCGGCGCACCTTGAGAGGCTTTACG GAATGATCACAGACCTCTTCATTGACAAATTCAAGTTCAAAGGCCACAATGTGAAAACCAAGGTGTCCTCACTGTTGGAGATACTCGATAATTATGACTTAAATTCTCTGTTGGACTTTTTCAATGAGGCATGA
- the tmem33 gene encoding transmembrane protein 33 yields the protein MADTNQQSPPPQLGPVQFLMSNKLETAMWLSRLFTVYCSVMFILPILGPYAAANFYQRALLANALTSALRLHQRLPRFQLSRAFLAQALQEDSCHYLLYSLILVNSYPITMSIFPVFLFSLLHATTYTKKVLDSVGPNSLMFIRNLLDKLTSNQQNILKFIACNEIFLMPATAFMLFSGQGSLLLPFIYYRFLTLRYTSRRNPYCRTLFTELRILLEHFIMKPACPTFFRRMCLSSIAFISRLAPTGV from the exons ATGGCTGACACAAACCAACAAAGCCCTCCACCTCAGTTGGGGCCTGTG caATTTTTAATGAGCAACAAGCTGGAAACTGCAATGTGGCTGTCTCGGCTCTTTACTGTCTACTGCTCCGTAATGTTTATTCTACCCATTTTGGG accCTATGCTGCAGCAAACTTCTACCAGAGAGCCTTGTTAGCGAACGCCCTCACCAGTGCTCTCCGCTTGCACCAAAGGCTTCCACGCTTCCAGCTGAGCCGAGCGTTCCTGGCCCAGGCTCTTCAGGAGGACAGCTGCCATTACCTGCTCTACTCGCTCATCCTTGTCAACTCCTACCCCATCACGA TGAGCATTTTCcctgtcttcctcttctccttgcTTCATGCAACCACCTACACAAAGAAAGTCCTTGAT TCCGTGGGCCCCAACAGCCTGATGTTCATCAGAAACCTCCTGGACAAACTAACGTCCAACCAGCAGAACATTCTGAAGTTCATCGCTTGCAATGAGATCTTTTTGATGCCAGCCACTGCTTTTATGCTTTTCAG TGGCCAGGGAagtttgctgctgcctttcatttACTACCGATTCCTCACCCTCCGCTACACATCCAGAAGAAACCCGTACTGCCG CACCTTGTTCACAGAGCTGCGAATTCTCCTGGAGCACTTCATCATGAAGCCAGCCTGTCCCACCTTCTTCAGGAGGATGTGCCTCAGCAGCATCGCCTTCATCAGCCGCCTCGCCCCCACGGGCGTCTGA